From Arcticibacter tournemirensis, one genomic window encodes:
- a CDS encoding penicillin-binding protein activator LpoB, whose amino-acid sequence MNLLKTFCIGGLMASALFISSCSRTVTRIDNNQQIDISGGWNNTDSRMVAEEMTNTILNASWLNDHLEQKAGKKPVVIVGMVQNKTHEHIDAETFTKDVERSFISSQKIRLVQGGKKREELRGEKADQQTNASVSTMKKFGLENGADYILQGSVNSIVDAHKREKVVSYQVNLELTNIESNEVVWIGDKKITKYVKN is encoded by the coding sequence ATGAATCTTCTTAAAACATTTTGTATCGGCGGTCTTATGGCCTCTGCCCTGTTTATTTCTTCGTGTTCAAGAACAGTTACCCGTATTGATAACAACCAGCAAATTGATATTAGCGGAGGCTGGAATAACACCGACTCAAGAATGGTCGCTGAAGAAATGACTAATACCATTCTTAATGCCAGCTGGCTGAACGATCATTTAGAACAAAAAGCCGGAAAAAAGCCTGTTGTTATAGTTGGAATGGTACAAAACAAGACACATGAGCACATCGATGCCGAGACATTTACTAAAGATGTAGAACGCTCTTTTATCAGTTCGCAGAAAATCAGACTGGTTCAGGGCGGAAAGAAGCGTGAAGAACTGCGCGGTGAAAAAGCTGACCAGCAAACAAACGCTTCGGTTTCTACTATGAAAAAATTCGGGCTGGAAAACGGTGCTGACTATATTCTTCAGGGCTCTGTAAACTCTATCGTTGATGCCCATAAAAGAGAAAAAGTAGTTTCTTATCAAGTAAATCTTGAGCTTACCAATATCGAAAGCAACGAGGTTGTATGGATTGGCGACAAGAAAATAACTAAGTACGTTAAGAATTAA
- a CDS encoding COG3014 family protein, translating to MEHFRLFHALFPTMVQAPAKYLCLVIFSALLLLTSSCTTYHEQIKNYYSSISEGDYAKANIELEKSKLLQKTRNRLLYLLEKGRTTHALAQYDTSNHYFNLADKYIEEVRTDAGDALAGTLVNPMMQKYKGEDFEKIMIHYYKALNYLYLGKSEEAIVEARRITLQNQQLNDKFNDKNNRYSKDPFSFMLQGLIYESAADINNAFIAYRNAAEAYLNSENQEYYGIKMPEQLKKDVLRTASQNGFNDEVGRFEKLLNMKYEVHKDAEGGSLVVFWENGLAPVKEQQDFFFSLTKGTSGFYFVDMNGNNIPFDSGVSFNADHLEAADLNNFRVAFPRYAPRPPLFKIATIQTKQDSVVAEKAEDINELAISTLKQRFVKEASLALSRMAVKKAAQMVIKGKDDDNKKNKELREGIAAAIDLYSLFSEKADTRNWQTLPSSIYYARIPLQKGKNDVKIFLRDAHGKEEIKNFSVEGTGKITFYNYASLK from the coding sequence ATGGAACATTTTAGGCTGTTCCATGCATTATTCCCCACTATGGTCCAAGCACCTGCAAAATATCTTTGCTTAGTTATTTTTAGCGCCCTGTTACTTCTGACAAGCAGTTGTACCACTTACCACGAGCAGATTAAGAACTATTATTCAAGTATTTCTGAAGGGGATTATGCTAAAGCAAACATCGAACTCGAGAAAAGCAAGCTTCTGCAGAAAACAAGAAACAGGCTGCTATACCTCTTAGAGAAAGGCAGGACTACTCACGCACTGGCTCAATACGACACCAGTAACCACTATTTCAACCTTGCTGATAAATATATCGAAGAAGTCCGTACGGATGCAGGAGATGCTTTAGCAGGCACACTTGTTAATCCCATGATGCAAAAGTATAAAGGAGAGGATTTCGAGAAGATTATGATCCATTACTACAAGGCTTTGAATTACCTGTATCTCGGCAAGAGTGAAGAAGCCATTGTAGAAGCACGTCGAATCACCTTGCAAAATCAGCAGTTAAACGACAAGTTTAACGATAAAAACAACAGATATTCAAAAGATCCTTTTTCTTTCATGCTACAGGGACTCATTTACGAGTCGGCGGCAGATATCAATAACGCATTTATTGCTTACCGAAACGCTGCCGAGGCTTATTTAAACAGCGAGAATCAAGAGTATTATGGGATTAAAATGCCCGAACAGCTAAAGAAAGACGTTTTAAGGACAGCCTCGCAGAATGGCTTCAACGATGAGGTAGGACGCTTCGAGAAGCTGTTGAACATGAAATATGAGGTGCATAAAGATGCGGAAGGCGGTTCTCTCGTAGTCTTTTGGGAAAATGGTCTTGCCCCGGTGAAAGAACAACAAGACTTTTTCTTCAGCCTGACAAAGGGCACTTCGGGGTTTTACTTTGTTGACATGAATGGCAACAACATACCTTTTGATTCGGGAGTAAGTTTTAATGCCGATCACTTAGAGGCAGCCGATCTGAACAATTTCAGAGTAGCTTTCCCCAGATATGCTCCCCGCCCCCCTTTGTTTAAAATTGCCACCATCCAGACGAAACAAGACAGCGTTGTTGCTGAGAAGGCCGAAGATATTAACGAGCTGGCTATATCGACATTAAAACAGCGTTTTGTAAAAGAAGCCTCTCTTGCCTTAAGCCGGATGGCCGTTAAAAAGGCAGCACAGATGGTTATAAAGGGGAAGGACGACGATAACAAGAAGAACAAGGAGCTGCGCGAAGGCATCGCTGCAGCAATAGACCTTTATAGTTTATTTTCTGAAAAGGCCGACACCCGAAACTGGCAAACTCTTCCATCGTCTATCTATTATGCGCGCATCCCGCTTCAAAAAGGGAAAAATGACGTCAAAATATTTTTACGTGATGCCCATGGTAAAGAAGAAATAAAGAACTTCTCCGTGGAAGGAACCGGCAAAATAACGTTTTATAACTACGCATCGCTAAAATAG
- a CDS encoding glycerophosphodiester phosphodiesterase, which produces MNKKAVFIACLALLFSGSGKAQDKAVQFYLDNYAIPFTGKNIATIVTKGGADEKAILLKDTSGLFAVSKDNVLRLKKKVELKGLKYNITIQVGDDKADFVIVKDNFIKNKVIAHRGAWKNTGETENSIGALKKAIQMGCEGSEFDVRMSADSVLFVHHDPDVQGIRIESTAASELHKVKLSNSEPLPTLDAYLKEGIIQNSTRLFLEIKPSVISPEMTIAVTNKTVSAVRALKAQAWIYYISFSYDALKRVRELDPAAKLAYLGGDKSLQQLKADGIDGLDYHYSIFKKENKMIDQARKLGLSTNCWTVDDINDLQFFLKEGVDMITTNEPELLMDVIKRK; this is translated from the coding sequence ATGAATAAGAAAGCAGTTTTTATAGCTTGTCTGGCCTTATTATTTTCAGGAAGCGGCAAAGCACAGGACAAAGCAGTTCAATTTTACCTCGATAATTACGCGATACCATTTACCGGTAAAAATATTGCGACGATAGTAACAAAAGGCGGAGCTGATGAGAAAGCTATTCTTTTAAAGGATACATCCGGCTTATTTGCCGTAAGTAAGGACAATGTGCTGAGATTGAAAAAGAAAGTCGAATTAAAGGGTTTAAAATATAATATTACCATTCAGGTGGGTGATGATAAAGCTGATTTTGTCATTGTGAAAGACAACTTCATAAAAAACAAAGTGATAGCTCACCGTGGTGCATGGAAGAATACAGGCGAGACTGAAAACTCAATAGGTGCATTAAAAAAAGCCATACAAATGGGTTGCGAGGGTTCAGAATTTGATGTGAGGATGTCTGCCGATTCAGTACTATTTGTTCATCATGATCCCGATGTACAGGGTATCCGGATTGAGAGTACCGCCGCTTCAGAATTACATAAGGTTAAACTTTCTAATTCTGAGCCGCTGCCAACATTAGATGCCTATCTGAAAGAAGGGATCATTCAAAACTCAACCAGGCTCTTTCTGGAGATCAAGCCATCTGTTATCAGTCCCGAGATGACTATTGCTGTGACAAACAAGACTGTTTCAGCCGTCCGCGCGCTCAAGGCTCAGGCATGGATATATTATATCAGCTTTAGTTATGATGCTTTAAAACGAGTGAGGGAGTTAGATCCGGCTGCTAAACTGGCCTATTTAGGTGGCGACAAGAGTCTTCAGCAGTTGAAAGCCGACGGAATAGATGGACTAGACTATCACTACAGCATTTTCAAAAAAGAGAATAAGATGATTGACCAGGCAAGGAAATTGGGCTTAAGTACGAATTGCTGGACTGTCGATGATATTAACGACCTCCAGTTTTTCTTGAAGGAAGGGGTTGATATGATTACTACAAATGAGCCGGAACTTCTTATGGATGTTATTAAAAGGAAATAA
- a CDS encoding SDR family oxidoreductase, with product MNKYTNTKDKQSMKGKTVVITGASGGAGRAIAVEFARAGAKLVLAGRRSMALEEVVEECNETGAESAVAITTDVTDAAAVLLLAKTAFEIYGRIDVWVNNAGILAAGSFTDTPIEILDQVIKTNLMGYLHGAHAVLPYFIGQQRGILINNISIGGWFPVPYATGYSASKFGLRGFSEALRGELTKWPEIYVCDAFPAFLDTPGIRHAANFTGRYLKPAPPVYDPRKLAVAIVKLAHNPKPSVTIGSIATFLRLSHFLFPALSRNITAKVIESYLKVADHVPLTNGNVFRPLKYGSGVYGGWSRFSPPSRRKTATVLLFTSAAALFLLKMTRR from the coding sequence ATGAATAAATATACGAATACAAAGGATAAGCAGAGCATGAAGGGAAAAACTGTAGTGATTACAGGAGCATCGGGGGGCGCCGGCCGGGCTATAGCTGTTGAATTTGCGCGGGCCGGTGCTAAACTTGTACTTGCCGGCAGGCGATCCATGGCTCTGGAAGAGGTTGTTGAGGAATGTAATGAAACAGGAGCAGAGTCGGCTGTTGCAATAACGACAGATGTAACGGATGCCGCCGCAGTACTTCTGCTTGCAAAAACAGCATTTGAGATATATGGTCGTATTGATGTCTGGGTTAACAATGCCGGGATTCTGGCCGCCGGATCGTTTACGGACACACCGATAGAGATATTAGACCAGGTAATTAAGACCAACTTAATGGGGTATCTTCACGGGGCTCATGCTGTCCTGCCTTATTTTATAGGTCAGCAACGTGGTATTCTTATAAATAATATTTCAATAGGCGGATGGTTTCCGGTGCCCTACGCAACAGGATACTCGGCCAGCAAGTTCGGGCTTAGAGGCTTTTCAGAGGCATTAAGAGGGGAGCTTACCAAGTGGCCTGAAATTTATGTTTGTGATGCGTTTCCTGCCTTTTTAGATACTCCGGGAATCAGACATGCAGCTAATTTTACGGGTCGGTACCTAAAGCCCGCACCTCCTGTTTACGATCCGCGGAAACTGGCAGTGGCTATAGTAAAGCTCGCACATAATCCAAAGCCGTCGGTTACGATCGGGAGTATAGCCACATTCTTAAGGCTATCCCATTTTTTGTTTCCTGCTCTTAGCCGCAATATCACTGCTAAAGTTATTGAGAGTTATCTAAAAGTAGCGGATCATGTGCCTTTAACAAATGGCAACGTATTCAGGCCCCTAAAATATGGCTCAGGCGTGTATGGGGGGTGGAGCCGGTTCTCTCCTCCGTCAAGGAGGAAGACAGCAACTGTTTTGCTGTTTACAAGTGCTGCCGCCTTATTTCTGTTAAAGATGACCCGGCGGTAA
- a CDS encoding alpha-amylase family glycosyl hydrolase has protein sequence MKNASQYLWWHTGIIYQIYPRSYQDSNADGIGDLRGIIERLDYLQWLGVNVIWLSPVYPSPMADFGYDISDYTGIHPLFGTMADFDELLDVIHLRGMKLILDFVPNHTSDKHPWFVESRSSRDNLKRDWYIWKDPGDDGSVPNNWLSVFGGSAWEWDEQTRQYYYHGFLKEQPDLNWRNPEVQDAMLEVMRFWLEKGVDGFRVDVLWHLIKDQQYPDNPPNPDYQAHMPTYDQLLPVYSTDQPEVHDIISRMRSLLDSYDDRLMIGEIYLPIQKLMLYYGVDNKGAHLPFNFQLIDLPWIAQKIARAVDEYEAALPPGGWPNWVLGNHDRPRIATRVGIEQARIAAMLLLTLRGTPTIYYGDELGMRDVPIPFEEIQDPQGLNMPDKNLSRDPARTPMQWDCSANGGFSSVRPWLRVDEAFERENVQVEREDRHSMLSLYKRLIELRQKEQSLITGAYEPVECNEQTIAYIRRESGHSAFFVLLNLSNGSACFNNENRRINGFVNIATSPHLEGRMISGKINLNGNEGIIVRLAQ, from the coding sequence ATGAAAAACGCTTCTCAATATCTCTGGTGGCATACAGGAATTATTTATCAAATATATCCGCGTTCTTACCAGGACAGCAACGCGGATGGAATAGGTGACCTCCGCGGTATCATTGAACGTCTTGATTATCTGCAATGGCTGGGAGTGAACGTTATTTGGCTCTCCCCTGTCTATCCGTCTCCCATGGCTGATTTCGGCTATGATATTTCTGACTATACCGGCATACACCCGCTGTTCGGAACCATGGCTGATTTTGACGAGTTATTAGATGTTATCCATTTACGCGGCATGAAACTGATCCTCGATTTTGTACCCAATCATACCTCGGATAAGCATCCGTGGTTTGTGGAATCCAGGTCGTCGAGAGATAACCTAAAACGTGACTGGTATATATGGAAAGATCCCGGAGATGATGGTTCGGTCCCTAATAACTGGCTCAGTGTATTTGGCGGCAGTGCCTGGGAGTGGGATGAGCAGACCAGGCAGTATTATTATCATGGCTTTTTAAAAGAACAGCCCGACCTGAACTGGCGGAATCCAGAAGTACAGGATGCGATGTTGGAAGTGATGCGCTTCTGGCTGGAAAAGGGCGTCGATGGGTTCAGAGTAGATGTGCTCTGGCACTTAATTAAAGATCAGCAGTACCCTGATAACCCTCCAAACCCGGACTATCAGGCACATATGCCGACTTATGACCAGCTGTTACCGGTATATTCAACGGACCAGCCCGAAGTTCACGACATTATCAGCCGAATGCGCAGCTTACTCGACAGTTACGACGACAGGCTGATGATTGGAGAAATCTATCTGCCCATACAAAAATTAATGCTATATTATGGTGTAGATAATAAAGGAGCTCATTTGCCTTTTAATTTTCAATTAATCGATTTGCCATGGATTGCGCAGAAGATTGCGCGTGCTGTTGACGAATATGAGGCAGCTCTCCCTCCCGGCGGCTGGCCCAACTGGGTGTTAGGAAATCACGACCGGCCCCGCATTGCTACCAGGGTTGGAATTGAACAGGCCCGTATAGCGGCGATGCTGCTACTCACCCTCCGGGGAACTCCGACGATTTACTATGGCGATGAGCTAGGCATGCGTGATGTACCGATTCCATTTGAAGAAATTCAGGATCCGCAAGGATTAAATATGCCGGATAAAAACCTCAGCAGAGACCCTGCACGAACCCCCATGCAGTGGGATTGCAGTGCAAACGGTGGATTTAGCAGCGTCAGGCCCTGGCTGAGAGTTGACGAGGCCTTTGAACGTGAGAATGTGCAGGTTGAGAGAGAAGACCGGCATTCGATGCTTTCACTATATAAGCGACTCATAGAATTGAGGCAGAAAGAACAGTCTTTGATCACCGGAGCATATGAGCCAGTTGAGTGTAATGAACAAACCATTGCTTATATACGCAGAGAATCGGGGCATTCGGCGTTCTTTGTTTTACTTAATCTTAGTAACGGTTCGGCATGCTTTAATAACGAGAACAGAAGGATTAATGGCTTCGTTAATATTGCAACATCTCCGCACCTTGAAGGTCGAATGATATCCGGAAAAATTAACCTTAATGGAAATGAGGGTATCATTGTTCGTCTTGCTCAATAA
- a CDS encoding fasciclin domain-containing protein, whose protein sequence is MKEIKKIVLSAALLTMTSVSAIYAQTQTTDSSATQSAAATQQPAASGDVLQAISQSGYNTIFRTSITTAGLESTLTGAGPYTVFAPSDQAFSAGSKADSLLKDPAKLTPVLRGHIVNGKYTKDDIIKALTAGKGTATMTTIDGGTLTLKVNASKNLELSDSAGNTALVTVFDLQGTNGVGHVINNVLLAK, encoded by the coding sequence ATGAAAGAAATAAAAAAAATAGTCTTATCAGCCGCCTTACTAACAATGACAAGTGTTTCGGCGATTTACGCGCAAACGCAAACTACGGATAGTTCAGCCACTCAAAGTGCAGCAGCAACACAGCAGCCAGCTGCTTCAGGTGACGTCTTGCAGGCAATATCCCAATCTGGTTACAATACAATTTTCCGGACTTCCATCACCACTGCGGGGCTTGAAAGTACGTTAACCGGCGCGGGGCCATATACTGTGTTTGCACCGTCTGACCAAGCTTTTAGTGCAGGGTCCAAAGCCGACAGCCTTTTAAAAGATCCGGCAAAGCTGACGCCGGTTTTAAGAGGACATATAGTAAACGGAAAATACACAAAAGACGATATTATAAAAGCGCTTACAGCTGGTAAGGGTACAGCAACTATGACAACCATCGATGGCGGGACACTTACGTTAAAGGTAAATGCTTCAAAGAACCTTGAGTTATCAGATTCCGCCGGCAACACAGCACTTGTAACTGTTTTTGATTTACAGGGCACTAATGGTGTTGGACATGTAATTAACAACGTGTTACTGGCAAAGTAA
- a CDS encoding TonB-dependent receptor — translation MKAFFTLFALLLLNGYLYSQGRYEIRGMVLDTSGIGIGGATVKLTSTNDSVSVRTSDDGEFVLPGIIWPRFLLTISNLGYQTIEKDYDFDGSRCVFLLEPLILQSQSYELDQISILAKRAVIIKKDTIEYQARNYRLRENAFTEDLLKKLPGISISRDGNLIAQGKMVTRVKVNGKDFFGGDVETAIKNIPANLIEKIQVIDDYGDKARLTGGTDGRYQKIINIKTWANLRKGYFGNASAGNGNEGRYQFSALGNYFNNNRETAFYGNLNNNNAGMPGAEYALNSAMNGLTTVSATGFNYREKYNKAISSYGSYSFSKIRNDLRSETFRQNIYPDNILIFNNDTTNNKSVAYNHIFQWTMEYEDSLNFIQVSPVFNFNKRNTNRDAFLTQSKQNYFRITDSLEQFTLERMSSSAPLISSRIVGNHKFGKSGRNLFAEVVLRSSNNTSEQNTNAMMLFYDKTGSLTRDSVQRQFLKNENQSFSTTARLSYIEPLNKNSRIELGYAFGYSNYINDREAHRADIRRKIDSLSNRYAYSFTTNTVSLSLRHNGAKHSYTVGVSIQPTLLEGESISKNIDINREGLNIVPELSYGYLISNEKSFSINYAASSNPPSYLQLQPVTDVTNPQYPVTGNPTLKSELWHNVDISYNSFNIETGKTLFASVAGTFIQDQVVANTILVNKDDNIISQETLFENVNGSFMIGGSYNFSLPISERKYVVDLNGSVNYNHNISMSNSEKIGGRNLIMSQAMRMQINPGDHLEFYPSVVYTYNINRYSMGTFNNFYIDQYNSKELSTWALGASGRLNLLSGWILGIEADKNINKGFSGTGKTNPFILNTYIERRFFKNKSGALRFTGFDMFDQNTSVGRTILNNAIMDNRSNRLGRYYMLLFTLNLNKFEA, via the coding sequence ATGAAGGCATTCTTCACACTGTTTGCTTTACTGCTTCTTAACGGCTATTTGTATTCTCAAGGCAGGTACGAAATAAGAGGTATGGTACTAGATACTTCCGGTATAGGAATTGGAGGAGCGACAGTTAAGCTTACTTCAACCAATGATTCAGTATCAGTGCGAACTTCTGATGACGGAGAGTTTGTGCTTCCGGGAATTATCTGGCCCCGGTTTCTGCTCACTATTAGTAATTTGGGGTATCAGACAATTGAAAAGGATTACGACTTTGATGGAAGCAGGTGTGTATTTTTACTGGAACCTCTCATTCTTCAGTCGCAGTCCTATGAGCTCGACCAGATTTCGATTCTCGCTAAGCGCGCTGTCATTATAAAGAAAGATACCATAGAGTACCAGGCCCGGAATTATCGTTTGAGGGAAAATGCCTTTACAGAAGACCTGCTGAAGAAATTGCCAGGCATTAGTATCAGCAGAGATGGAAATCTGATTGCCCAGGGGAAAATGGTAACACGGGTGAAGGTAAACGGGAAAGATTTTTTCGGAGGAGATGTCGAAACCGCCATAAAGAATATTCCAGCAAATCTGATCGAAAAGATACAAGTTATAGATGACTATGGTGATAAGGCCCGGTTAACTGGCGGGACTGACGGGCGATATCAGAAAATAATCAATATAAAAACGTGGGCAAACCTGCGGAAGGGGTATTTTGGAAATGCTTCTGCTGGCAATGGTAATGAAGGGAGATATCAGTTTTCTGCTTTGGGGAATTATTTCAATAATAATCGGGAAACTGCGTTTTACGGAAATCTGAATAACAATAATGCGGGGATGCCAGGGGCCGAATATGCCCTGAATTCTGCGATGAATGGTCTTACAACCGTCAGTGCGACGGGATTTAATTACCGGGAGAAATATAACAAAGCAATAAGCTCTTACGGCAGCTACAGCTTTTCGAAGATAAGGAACGATCTCCGGTCCGAAACTTTCAGGCAGAATATCTATCCTGATAATATATTGATATTCAACAACGACACTACAAACAATAAGAGCGTAGCATATAACCATATATTCCAGTGGACTATGGAATATGAAGACAGCTTGAACTTCATACAGGTATCGCCGGTGTTTAATTTCAATAAAAGAAATACGAACAGAGATGCGTTTTTAACTCAAAGTAAACAAAATTACTTTCGAATAACCGATAGTCTCGAACAGTTTACCCTGGAAAGAATGTCGTCTTCAGCTCCCCTTATCAGTTCCAGAATAGTGGGCAATCATAAATTCGGAAAATCAGGAAGGAACCTTTTCGCCGAAGTAGTCCTAAGAAGCAGCAATAATACATCTGAACAGAACACGAATGCCATGATGCTTTTTTATGACAAAACCGGTAGCTTAACACGTGATTCGGTACAGCGGCAATTTTTGAAAAATGAAAATCAAAGTTTTAGTACAACAGCCCGGCTTTCTTATATAGAACCGCTGAATAAAAACTCGAGGATAGAGCTGGGATATGCTTTCGGTTATTCGAATTATATAAATGACAGGGAAGCTCATAGAGCTGATATAAGGAGAAAGATTGACTCTTTGAGCAATCGCTATGCTTATTCGTTTACCACTAATACTGTAAGCCTTTCGTTAAGACATAATGGAGCGAAACATTCATACACCGTAGGTGTAAGTATACAGCCAACGCTTCTGGAAGGTGAGTCAATCAGCAAGAACATCGATATCAACCGGGAGGGGCTGAATATAGTCCCTGAGCTTAGCTATGGTTATCTCATATCAAATGAGAAGTCATTTAGTATAAACTATGCTGCCAGTAGCAATCCGCCGTCTTATCTCCAGTTACAACCGGTGACAGATGTCACCAATCCGCAGTATCCGGTAACAGGCAACCCAACTCTTAAATCGGAATTATGGCATAATGTTGATATTAGTTATAACAGCTTTAACATCGAAACAGGAAAAACCTTATTTGCCAGCGTGGCCGGAACTTTTATCCAGGATCAGGTAGTGGCAAATACAATACTGGTTAATAAAGACGATAATATTATTTCGCAGGAAACGCTCTTTGAAAATGTGAACGGGAGCTTTATGATCGGGGGCTCTTATAATTTTTCGTTACCCATCTCCGAAAGGAAATACGTTGTTGACCTGAATGGCTCGGTAAATTACAATCATAATATTTCAATGAGTAATTCTGAAAAGATCGGAGGCCGTAATCTGATCATGTCGCAGGCAATGAGAATGCAGATAAATCCGGGAGATCATCTTGAGTTTTACCCTTCAGTAGTTTATACCTATAATATTAACAGGTATTCTATGGGTACTTTTAATAATTTTTATATCGATCAATATAACAGCAAAGAACTCTCCACCTGGGCTCTTGGCGCCAGTGGAAGATTGAATCTATTGTCAGGATGGATACTGGGTATAGAGGCGGATAAGAACATTAATAAGGGATTTTCGGGAACGGGTAAAACAAACCCGTTCATTCTTAACACCTATATTGAAAGGCGGTTCTTCAAAAATAAATCAGGTGCATTGCGATTTACGGGCTTTGACATGTTTGATCAGAACACCAGCGTGGGACGTACTATTCTCAATAATGCGATCATGGATAACCGGAGTAACCGGCTTGGAAGATATTATATGCTGCTATTTACTCTAAACCTCAATAAGTTTGAAGCCTGA
- a CDS encoding RNA recognition motif domain-containing protein codes for MKIFIAGLPFEVEEAELRAVFGDFGYVKSLRIIKDRETGRSRGFGFVEMPNDEEAKEAILNMNGGDYNGSKITVKEAEDRPSDGQNKSFSRGGGRGGYNR; via the coding sequence ATGAAGATATTTATTGCAGGTCTTCCTTTCGAAGTAGAGGAAGCAGAATTAAGAGCGGTCTTTGGAGATTTCGGGTATGTAAAATCTCTTAGAATAATAAAAGATCGCGAAACCGGCCGTAGCCGTGGTTTTGGTTTTGTTGAGATGCCCAATGATGAAGAAGCTAAAGAAGCAATTCTGAACATGAATGGTGGCGATTACAATGGAAGCAAAATCACCGTTAAAGAAGCCGAAGATCGTCCCTCAGACGGCCAGAATAAAAGCTTTAGTCGCGGTGGGGGAAGAGGTGGGTATAACCGATAG
- a CDS encoding nucleoside recognition domain-containing protein → MALNYVWIAFFIISFIVALIKLIFFGDTEIFQKLVESLFDTTKSSVMDIALPLAGTMAFWLGIMNIGEKAGAINFLSRIVGPFFSRLFPEVPKNHPATGQMLMNFSANLLGLDNAATPLGLKAMGSLQEINKSKDTASNAQIMFLVLHTSGLTILPISIIAQRAILNAADPTDIFIPCIIATYVATVAGLLIVAIWQKINLFNTVIISWLVGLTAFIGLIVWYFTVFLSKGQISEVSKVVSNVLLFLIPITFILGALRKKVNVFDAFVEGAKGGFETSVKIIPYLVAMLAAISVFRNCGALGYIVDGFKYLFSHFNMDTRFTDALPVAFMKPLSGSGAKAMMIETMTTFHPDSFVGRLACVFNGSADTTFYIVALYFGSVGIKKSRYAITAGLFADLAGVIAAILISYLFFG, encoded by the coding sequence ATGGCTCTGAACTACGTCTGGATTGCTTTTTTTATCATTTCATTTATTGTCGCCCTAATTAAACTTATATTCTTCGGAGATACAGAGATCTTTCAGAAACTCGTAGAAAGCTTGTTTGATACTACCAAATCTTCTGTAATGGATATTGCCCTGCCGCTGGCGGGAACAATGGCATTCTGGCTGGGCATAATGAACATAGGAGAGAAAGCCGGAGCTATAAATTTTTTAAGCCGGATAGTAGGTCCATTTTTCAGCCGTTTATTTCCCGAAGTTCCCAAAAACCATCCTGCCACGGGACAAATGCTTATGAACTTTTCAGCAAATCTTCTTGGCCTCGACAATGCGGCAACTCCTCTTGGATTAAAAGCAATGGGAAGTCTTCAGGAGATAAACAAGTCTAAAGACACTGCGTCAAATGCCCAAATCATGTTCCTGGTTTTGCATACATCGGGATTAACGATACTGCCCATATCTATTATAGCTCAAAGGGCAATTCTTAATGCAGCTGACCCAACGGACATATTTATTCCATGTATCATTGCCACCTATGTTGCCACAGTTGCAGGACTGCTGATAGTTGCCATCTGGCAAAAAATCAATTTATTTAATACGGTAATAATAAGTTGGCTGGTGGGCCTTACCGCTTTTATTGGTCTTATTGTATGGTATTTCACGGTGTTCCTAAGCAAGGGCCAGATCAGCGAAGTATCAAAAGTTGTTAGTAACGTCTTGTTATTTCTCATTCCAATAACTTTTATTCTAGGTGCCTTAAGGAAAAAGGTAAATGTCTTTGATGCTTTTGTTGAAGGCGCAAAGGGTGGGTTCGAAACCTCCGTCAAGATTATTCCCTATCTGGTTGCCATGCTGGCTGCAATAAGTGTCTTCAGGAACTGTGGCGCATTGGGGTATATTGTCGATGGGTTCAAATATCTTTTCAGTCACTTTAATATGGATACCCGTTTCACTGACGCCTTGCCGGTTGCCTTTATGAAGCCTTTAAGCGGATCGGGGGCCAAGGCTATGATGATCGAAACTATGACTACTTTCCATCCCGATTCATTTGTGGGACGGCTGGCCTGCGTTTTTAATGGTTCTGCTGATACCACTTTTTATATTGTGGCTTTGTATTTTGGATCAGTAGGGATAAAGAAAAGCCGTTATGCTATAACAGCCGGATTATTTGCCGACCTCGCAGGAGTGATCGCAGCTATATTAATTTCATATTTATTTTTTGGATAA